A stretch of the Haloplanus aerogenes genome encodes the following:
- a CDS encoding HalX domain-containing protein: MSDDSPLVLVVEDERDLSELYRMWLADSYRVWTAEDGRAALAKLDEDVDIVLLDRRMPDLSGDEVLDRIRNQGFDCRVAMVTAVEPDTDIVDMEFDDYLVKPVSEADLVRMVESLRVRDEYDDGVKQLFSLASKKALLESEKDRTELETSEEYHQLVDELTALRTDLDDKLARLSDSDDLTLIYQDLAKDDDRNE, encoded by the coding sequence ATGAGCGACGATTCCCCCCTCGTCCTCGTCGTCGAGGACGAACGTGACCTGTCCGAACTCTACCGGATGTGGCTCGCCGACTCGTATCGGGTTTGGACGGCCGAGGACGGGCGAGCGGCGCTCGCCAAACTCGACGAAGATGTCGATATCGTGTTACTCGACCGACGGATGCCCGACCTCTCGGGCGACGAGGTGCTCGATCGCATCCGCAATCAGGGCTTCGACTGCCGGGTCGCGATGGTGACCGCGGTCGAACCCGACACCGACATCGTCGACATGGAGTTCGACGACTACCTCGTCAAACCGGTCTCCGAGGCGGATCTCGTACGAATGGTCGAGAGCCTCCGGGTACGCGACGAGTACGATGACGGCGTCAAACAGCTCTTTTCCCTCGCCTCGAAGAAGGCACTTCTCGAATCGGAGAAAGATCGAACCGAACTCGAAACCAGCGAAGAGTACCATCAACTCGTCGACGAACTCACCGCCCTGCGCACCGACCTCGACGACAAACTCGCTCGCCTCAGCGACAGCGATGATCTCACGCTGATCTACCAGGATCTCGCGAAAGACGACGATCGCAACGAGTAA
- a CDS encoding DUF7504 family protein: MVAGGGMGPDDDGVSFAHALATLKEQGSALLVVGSVPEEMFADASATMLGDPSADPPRRRLVVAPEPNRSSAIRRLRETGPLSSEYARLVTRGEEARSAAAASRPLDQITPRTHVIDGSIRDLGTTVAEVIEEFDLFAGGLDAAEFRMAFDCLPTMLSAYGRETAFRFVHVMVAQARAVSGLVHFRLPRDMDSELVRLFQPLFDATVELRIDGGELNQRWHFRDRDLTSDWLPLGGT, from the coding sequence ATGGTTGCGGGTGGTGGGATGGGACCCGACGACGACGGTGTCAGCTTCGCCCACGCCCTGGCGACGCTGAAAGAGCAAGGGAGCGCCCTTCTCGTCGTGGGATCAGTCCCCGAAGAGATGTTTGCAGACGCGTCAGCGACGATGCTGGGCGATCCGTCCGCCGACCCCCCGCGGCGGCGTCTCGTCGTGGCGCCGGAACCGAATCGGTCGAGTGCGATCCGTCGCCTCCGCGAGACGGGGCCACTCTCCTCGGAGTACGCCCGTCTCGTCACGCGCGGCGAGGAAGCACGGAGCGCCGCAGCGGCCAGCCGGCCACTCGATCAGATCACGCCGCGGACGCACGTGATCGACGGCTCGATCCGTGACCTCGGCACGACGGTCGCCGAAGTGATCGAGGAGTTCGACCTGTTCGCGGGCGGCCTCGACGCCGCGGAGTTCCGCATGGCCTTCGACTGTCTGCCGACGATGCTCTCGGCGTACGGCCGCGAGACGGCGTTTCGCTTCGTGCACGTCATGGTCGCACAGGCCCGTGCGGTGTCCGGCCTCGTCCACTTCCGGCTGCCGCGGGACATGGACTCCGAGCTCGTCAGGCTGTTCCAGCCGCTGTTCGACGCGACGGTCGAACTTCGGATCGACGGCGGCGAACTCAATCAGCGGTGGCACTTCCGCGACCGCGACCTCACGTCCGACTGGTTACCGCTTGGCGGGACGTGA
- a CDS encoding CHAT domain-containing protein — protein sequence MSRTERPRGDRFEMESDNLEVSFSTLEDDPGLVVSDLIERNQFRLFTDTPVSPTPVDPAGHRFPIDAAVAIDAATIELPTVVSVCVRNEAGDMLAETDHSAHEEFPHGSYSLELCGPIKIYLRVEGPVAIASDVSHTRIDFDGTREVRVGARSHHEGPAATITTTDDPTDVMMAVSEFSSALKTTSPERSYPTLRGHPPLVELGEQFDVPDGVVSPDTGVRLELPREYESIYVAAPLAYYIAADIVPGDSPRLVTDDGFVHDLDTVRGFETEVERVLKQTFFLDCVTRTEGYYSVDLHEREAIETSLDLDFGWLYDQPLRTQLEEYLSVPFGAVEDELPEWRMTSHVAPTPENVELLPFVTNDLAVVRTPQDQPEPSSEVQTTAANEFFRDASFTRSASADGAARSYVQPEATDSLEQSWVGEGAPIGASKATTNAFYNRLDRTPADGDIGITVVCNDPRMADERDVVDEVYASRDELPFDVRVHHDLTRAELREVLSVEADLLHYIGHIDGEGFECSDGKLDATTLRRAGPDAFLLNACQSYEQGSALIEAGAIAGIVTLSDVINSGAVRMGRMLARLLNQGFTVGSALEVARDDSIIGDQYTIIGDSSLSLARTDGGPPNVCVVRRRGDDHFELDWQTHPSTSFGMGSLVIPWLNDVDEYHLWSGDSRTFDLTLDELQQFLSLETVPVKIDGSLVWSDELEFSKL from the coding sequence ATGAGTCGGACCGAGCGGCCGCGCGGGGACCGCTTCGAGATGGAGAGTGACAACCTCGAAGTGTCGTTCTCGACATTGGAGGACGATCCGGGGTTGGTGGTGTCGGATCTGATCGAGCGGAATCAGTTCCGCCTGTTCACCGACACGCCCGTCTCGCCGACGCCGGTCGACCCCGCGGGCCACCGCTTCCCCATCGACGCCGCGGTGGCCATCGACGCCGCGACGATCGAACTCCCGACGGTCGTCTCGGTCTGTGTCCGGAACGAGGCGGGCGACATGCTCGCGGAGACGGATCACTCCGCCCACGAGGAGTTCCCGCACGGGAGCTACAGCCTCGAACTCTGTGGGCCGATCAAGATCTATCTGCGGGTCGAGGGACCGGTCGCCATCGCGTCGGACGTGAGCCACACGCGGATCGACTTCGACGGCACCCGCGAGGTACGCGTCGGGGCCCGCTCCCACCACGAAGGTCCGGCGGCGACGATCACGACGACCGACGACCCGACCGACGTGATGATGGCCGTGTCCGAGTTCTCCTCGGCCCTGAAGACCACGTCGCCGGAGCGGTCGTATCCGACGCTTCGGGGGCACCCGCCGCTCGTCGAACTCGGTGAGCAGTTCGACGTTCCCGACGGCGTCGTCTCGCCCGACACGGGCGTCAGACTCGAACTCCCACGGGAGTACGAGTCGATTTACGTCGCCGCACCGCTCGCGTACTACATCGCGGCCGACATCGTTCCCGGTGACAGTCCCCGACTCGTGACCGACGACGGCTTCGTCCACGACCTGGACACGGTTCGTGGGTTCGAAACCGAGGTCGAGCGCGTCCTCAAACAGACGTTCTTCCTCGACTGCGTGACGCGAACGGAGGGATACTACTCGGTCGACCTCCACGAACGCGAGGCCATCGAGACCAGTCTCGACCTCGACTTCGGGTGGCTGTACGACCAGCCGCTTCGGACGCAACTGGAGGAGTATCTCTCCGTTCCCTTCGGCGCCGTCGAGGACGAACTTCCGGAGTGGCGGATGACGTCCCACGTCGCCCCCACGCCCGAGAACGTCGAACTCCTGCCCTTCGTCACCAACGACCTCGCCGTCGTGCGGACGCCGCAGGATCAGCCGGAACCGAGTTCCGAGGTACAGACGACGGCCGCGAACGAGTTCTTCCGCGATGCGTCGTTCACCCGGAGCGCGTCGGCCGACGGGGCGGCCCGGTCGTACGTCCAGCCGGAGGCGACGGACTCGCTCGAACAGTCCTGGGTGGGCGAGGGGGCGCCCATCGGCGCCAGCAAGGCGACGACGAACGCCTTCTACAACCGTCTCGACCGGACGCCAGCCGACGGCGACATCGGCATCACGGTCGTCTGCAACGACCCCCGGATGGCGGACGAACGCGACGTGGTCGACGAAGTGTACGCCTCCCGCGACGAACTCCCGTTCGACGTACGGGTCCACCACGACCTGACGCGGGCAGAACTCCGGGAGGTGCTCTCCGTCGAGGCCGACCTCCTCCACTACATCGGCCACATCGACGGCGAGGGGTTCGAGTGTTCCGACGGCAAACTCGACGCGACGACGCTCCGAAGGGCCGGTCCCGACGCCTTCCTGCTCAACGCCTGCCAGTCATACGAACAGGGTTCGGCCCTGATCGAAGCGGGCGCCATCGCCGGTATCGTCACGCTGTCGGACGTGATCAACAGCGGTGCCGTCCGGATGGGGCGGATGCTGGCCCGACTCCTGAATCAGGGCTTCACCGTCGGAAGCGCCCTCGAAGTCGCCCGCGACGACTCCATCATCGGCGACCAGTACACGATCATCGGGGACAGTAGTCTGTCGCTGGCCCGGACGGACGGTGGGCCGCCGAACGTCTGCGTCGTTCGCCGCCGCGGCGACGACCACTTCGAACTCGACTGGCAGACACACCCCTCGACGTCGTTCGGCATGGGAAGTCTCGTAATCCCGTGGCTCAACGACGTGGACGAGTACCACCTCTGGTCGGGTGACTCTCGGACCTTCGACCTGACGCTCGACGAGTTACAGCAGTTCCTCTCGCTCGAGACGGTACCAGTGAAAATCGACGGCTCGCTCGTCTGGAGCGACGAACTCGAATTCTCGAAACTTTAG
- the guaB gene encoding IMP dehydrogenase, which translates to MANDVPDAGPFSEKLRVPESLTFDDVLLRPMESHVEPDEADVSTQVSTNVTLNIPILSAAMDTVTESGLAVAMARNGGIGVLHRNMTVDEMIVEIERVKRADELVIRREDVVTARPDQTVREVDEMMEREGVSGAPVVDEDDTVLGIISGTDIRPYLEVGESDEVRMAMTDEVITAGEGVTARDALELMYDHKIERVPIVDDKDHLVGLVTMQGILHRREHENAARDEDGALRIGVAVGPFEDDRARTADEAGADVLFIDCAHAHNRNVIDSAREIKESVDADVVVGNIGTREAAEAVVDFADGVKVGIGPGSICTTRVVTGAGMPQITAVSEVADVASRHDVPVIADGGIRYSGDAIKAIAAGADAVMLGSYFAGTDEAPGRVITMNGKKYKQYRGMGSVGAMRSGGGDRYLKEEDEEEGFVPEGVEAATPYKGTLASELHQLVGGMKSGMGYVGAATIPEFKERSRFVRVSAAGQTEGHPHDVMITDEAPNYSPQE; encoded by the coding sequence ATGGCGAACGACGTTCCCGATGCGGGACCCTTCTCGGAGAAACTGCGAGTACCGGAGTCGCTGACGTTCGACGACGTTCTCCTTCGCCCCATGGAGAGCCACGTCGAACCGGACGAGGCCGACGTGTCGACGCAGGTGTCGACGAACGTCACGCTCAACATCCCCATCCTCTCGGCGGCGATGGACACGGTGACCGAAAGCGGCCTCGCCGTCGCGATGGCACGCAACGGCGGTATCGGCGTCCTCCACCGCAACATGACCGTCGACGAGATGATCGTCGAGATCGAGCGTGTCAAGCGAGCGGACGAACTCGTGATCCGGCGGGAAGACGTGGTGACGGCCCGACCGGACCAGACGGTCCGCGAGGTGGACGAGATGATGGAACGCGAGGGCGTCAGCGGCGCGCCCGTCGTCGACGAGGACGACACGGTCCTCGGGATCATCTCCGGGACGGACATCCGCCCCTACCTCGAAGTCGGGGAGTCCGACGAGGTGCGGATGGCGATGACCGACGAGGTCATCACCGCCGGCGAGGGTGTCACGGCGCGTGACGCACTCGAACTCATGTACGACCACAAGATCGAACGGGTGCCCATCGTCGACGACAAGGACCACCTCGTCGGCCTCGTCACGATGCAGGGCATCCTCCACCGGCGCGAACACGAGAACGCGGCGCGTGACGAGGACGGCGCCCTTCGGATCGGCGTCGCCGTCGGGCCGTTCGAGGACGACCGCGCCCGCACGGCCGACGAGGCCGGTGCGGACGTACTCTTCATCGACTGCGCCCACGCCCACAACCGGAACGTGATCGACAGCGCCCGCGAGATCAAAGAGAGCGTCGACGCGGACGTGGTCGTCGGCAACATCGGCACGCGCGAGGCGGCCGAGGCGGTCGTCGACTTCGCGGACGGCGTCAAGGTCGGTATCGGACCGGGGTCGATCTGCACGACCCGCGTCGTCACGGGCGCGGGGATGCCCCAGATCACCGCCGTCTCCGAGGTGGCGGACGTGGCCAGCCGACACGACGTGCCGGTGATCGCCGACGGCGGGATCCGCTACTCCGGCGACGCGATCAAGGCTATCGCCGCCGGCGCCGACGCCGTCATGCTCGGCTCCTACTTCGCGGGCACCGACGAGGCGCCGGGGCGCGTCATCACGATGAACGGCAAGAAGTACAAGCAGTACCGGGGCATGGGCTCGGTCGGCGCGATGCGCTCGGGTGGCGGCGACCGCTACCTGAAAGAGGAAGACGAGGAGGAGGGCTTCGTCCCGGAGGGTGTCGAGGCCGCGACGCCGTACAAGGGGACGCTCGCCTCCGAACTCCACCAACTCGTCGGCGGCATGAAGTCGGGGATGGGCTACGTCGGCGCGGCGACGATTCCGGAGTTCAAGGAACGCTCCCGGTTCGTCCGCGTATCGGCCGCAGGGCAGACGGAGGGCCACCCCCACGACGTGATGATCACGGACGAGGCGCCGAACTACAGCCCGCAGGAGTGA
- a CDS encoding pyridoxal phosphate-dependent aminotransferase translates to MKLSERARDTPPSGIRRFFELAEEMDDVISLGVGEPDFSAPWKARASAIHSLERGRTSYTTNRGMYDLRAAISEHVTRYDLDYGPEEEILVTTGASEAVDLALRAIVDPGDAVAIQSPAYISYGPGVRFSGGDPLPVSTRAENDFVLTYDDLERAGAADAEALMICYPNNPTGATATRDELAEIAEFAKEHDLMVLSDEIYAGLTYRGDHTSIATLPGMRERTIVFNGFSKAYAMTGLRLGYALGPAEAIDAMNRIHQYTMLSAPTTAQYAALEALQSCDDDVQDMRKQYDRRRRFVISRFRDMGLDCFEATGAFYAFPEAPYDDEQFAEDLLHEKGVALVPGRVFGEEGHGHLRVSYATGMSDLKEALNRIEAFIDER, encoded by the coding sequence ATGAAGCTGTCGGAACGCGCCAGAGACACGCCACCGTCCGGCATTCGGCGGTTCTTCGAGCTCGCGGAGGAGATGGACGACGTCATCTCGCTCGGGGTGGGTGAACCCGACTTCAGCGCCCCGTGGAAGGCGCGCGCTTCCGCCATCCACTCGCTGGAGCGCGGCCGCACCTCCTACACCACCAACCGCGGGATGTACGACCTCCGAGCGGCTATCTCGGAGCACGTCACGCGGTACGACCTCGACTACGGGCCGGAGGAGGAGATTCTGGTGACGACCGGCGCGAGCGAGGCGGTCGACCTGGCGCTCCGGGCCATCGTCGACCCCGGCGACGCCGTCGCCATCCAGTCGCCGGCGTACATCTCCTACGGGCCGGGTGTGCGCTTCTCGGGCGGCGACCCGCTCCCGGTCTCGACCCGCGCCGAGAACGACTTCGTGCTCACCTACGACGACTTGGAGCGTGCCGGTGCCGCGGACGCCGAGGCGCTGATGATCTGTTACCCCAACAACCCGACGGGGGCGACGGCCACACGCGACGAACTCGCGGAGATCGCCGAGTTCGCCAAAGAACACGACCTGATGGTGCTGTCCGACGAGATCTACGCGGGGCTCACCTACCGCGGCGATCACACCTCTATCGCGACGCTCCCCGGGATGCGCGAGCGGACCATCGTGTTCAACGGCTTCTCGAAGGCCTACGCCATGACTGGCCTGCGGTTGGGGTACGCGCTGGGGCCGGCGGAGGCCATCGACGCGATGAACCGCATCCACCAGTACACGATGCTCTCGGCGCCGACGACGGCGCAGTACGCCGCGCTCGAAGCCCTGCAATCGTGTGACGACGACGTGCAGGACATGCGCAAGCAGTACGACCGCCGCCGGCGGTTCGTCATCTCGCGGTTCCGCGACATGGGCCTCGACTGCTTCGAGGCGACCGGCGCCTTCTACGCCTTCCCCGAAGCGCCGTACGACGACGAGCAGTTCGCGGAGGATCTCCTCCACGAGAAGGGCGTCGCGCTGGTGCCCGGTCGAGTCTTCGGCGAGGAGGGGCACGGTCACCTCCGCGTCTCGTACGCCACGGGCATGTCGGATCTGAAGGAGGCGCTGAACCGCATCGAGGCGTTCATCGACGAGCGCTGA
- a CDS encoding VWA domain-containing protein — protein sequence MTPLAVRTTLGDGTVIGLERPLLLVALPVAIALFVLLIRYRAAGTASTRSRRLLIASRVVVATLIVVAAAGPFTVVTMETQGDPTVSLLVDRSDSTAVSPDVAEGLATRIEEEGVPVTTSTIAQGTNSRIGDGIAANLRENGSVVVVSDGQVTGGQSLTETAEFARSLNATISTVTPGPAETERYITLAGPSKASVGVESRFLVQVNGVQADGPVEVTVEIDGTPITTERIAEGTGSVSVSHTFEQTGSHEITAEIDGSDTYPINDQALKTVRVVDQPKILYVSRGNYSLQSYLSELYDVETAESVPANLDPYYAVVVQNVAAGDLGNVDELQRFVIDGGGLLTVGGPNSFENGNYANSSIAATLPVTFGESTPGSARIVMLIDVSGSAGEGMRIQKAIALDALSQLDDENTVGVVGFNYQAYSVVDPAPLSQNRGTVQDRIRRLQAGGATNIANGLRGAEEMLGGQRGTIILVSDGGDTESRSAVVANALGRQGIRVIAVGAGRTVNEGVLRRIAEESGGNYFRADETDRLRLLFGGGSRRFQGEGLTIVDSGHFITSGVTLESNPGQVNDVSMRPGADFLVAAPDGTPAVASWRYGLGRVATITTYGPDGGLDGLLQQPDSLLVSKSVNYAIGDPERKASGVTDVADTRVGEPTTVIYRGDSPPSGTDAPFTAVDEGVYRAQVTPTSTGFKSVAGATYAANYPAEYAAFGTSTALTEAVRSTGGRQFQRGQAAEIAAFARQQSTRIRDVRQTWDWAFLVAGLLLFLAEVVVRRLQVYNGRTQTESGLP from the coding sequence ATGACGCCGCTCGCAGTCCGCACGACACTCGGTGACGGCACCGTCATCGGCCTCGAACGGCCGCTCCTGCTCGTGGCCCTGCCCGTCGCCATCGCCCTGTTCGTTCTGCTGATCCGCTACCGAGCGGCGGGGACGGCCTCGACGCGGAGTCGTCGCCTCCTGATCGCCTCGCGGGTCGTCGTCGCGACGCTGATCGTCGTCGCGGCCGCCGGCCCCTTTACCGTCGTCACGATGGAGACGCAGGGCGACCCCACCGTCTCTCTGCTCGTCGACCGCTCGGACAGCACGGCCGTCTCGCCGGACGTGGCCGAGGGCCTCGCGACCCGGATCGAGGAGGAGGGCGTCCCGGTCACCACCTCGACCATCGCTCAGGGGACGAACTCCCGGATCGGCGACGGCATCGCCGCCAACCTCCGCGAGAACGGCTCGGTCGTCGTGGTGTCGGACGGGCAGGTGACGGGCGGCCAGAGCCTGACCGAGACGGCGGAGTTCGCCCGCTCGCTCAACGCCACGATCAGTACCGTCACGCCCGGCCCGGCGGAGACGGAACGCTACATCACGCTCGCCGGGCCGAGCAAGGCCAGCGTCGGCGTCGAGAGTCGCTTCCTCGTGCAGGTGAACGGCGTACAGGCCGACGGCCCGGTCGAGGTAACGGTCGAAATCGACGGCACGCCCATCACGACCGAACGGATCGCGGAGGGAACGGGCAGCGTCTCCGTGAGCCACACCTTCGAGCAGACCGGGAGCCACGAGATCACGGCGGAGATCGACGGCAGCGACACCTACCCCATCAACGATCAGGCGCTGAAGACGGTCCGCGTGGTCGATCAGCCGAAGATTCTCTACGTCTCCCGTGGCAACTACTCCCTGCAGTCCTACCTGAGCGAACTCTACGACGTGGAGACGGCGGAGTCGGTGCCCGCGAACCTCGACCCCTACTACGCGGTCGTGGTCCAGAACGTCGCCGCGGGGGATCTGGGGAACGTCGACGAACTCCAGCGGTTCGTCATCGACGGCGGCGGCCTCCTGACGGTCGGCGGGCCGAACAGCTTCGAGAACGGCAACTACGCCAACTCCTCTATCGCCGCGACGCTCCCGGTCACCTTCGGCGAGTCGACGCCCGGCAGTGCCCGGATCGTCATGCTCATCGACGTCTCCGGGAGCGCGGGCGAGGGGATGCGTATCCAGAAGGCCATCGCGCTCGACGCTCTCTCGCAACTCGACGACGAGAACACGGTCGGCGTCGTCGGCTTCAACTATCAGGCGTACAGCGTCGTCGATCCTGCGCCGCTGAGCCAGAACCGTGGGACGGTACAGGATCGGATCAGGCGCCTGCAGGCCGGCGGGGCGACGAACATCGCCAACGGTCTCCGGGGGGCCGAGGAGATGCTCGGCGGCCAGCGCGGGACGATCATCCTCGTCAGCGACGGCGGCGACACCGAGAGTCGGTCCGCGGTGGTGGCGAACGCCCTCGGCCGGCAGGGCATCCGCGTCATCGCCGTCGGCGCCGGGCGCACCGTCAACGAGGGCGTCCTCCGGCGGATCGCCGAGGAATCGGGGGGGAACTACTTCCGCGCCGACGAAACCGACCGCCTCCGCCTCCTCTTCGGCGGCGGCAGCCGACGGTTCCAGGGCGAGGGGCTCACCATCGTCGATTCCGGCCACTTCATCACCAGCGGCGTGACGCTGGAGTCGAACCCCGGGCAGGTCAACGACGTGTCGATGCGCCCCGGCGCGGACTTCCTCGTCGCCGCGCCGGACGGCACGCCCGCCGTCGCCTCGTGGCGGTACGGACTGGGCCGGGTCGCCACCATCACCACCTACGGACCGGATGGCGGGCTGGACGGCCTCTTGCAACAGCCGGACTCCCTGCTCGTCTCGAAATCGGTCAACTACGCCATCGGCGACCCCGAGCGCAAGGCGTCGGGCGTGACGGACGTGGCCGACACCCGCGTCGGCGAACCGACGACGGTCATCTACCGTGGCGACAGCCCCCCGAGCGGGACGGACGCACCGTTCACCGCCGTCGACGAGGGCGTCTACCGGGCACAGGTGACGCCGACGAGTACCGGGTTCAAGAGCGTCGCCGGAGCGACCTACGCCGCGAACTACCCGGCCGAGTACGCCGCCTTCGGCACGTCGACGGCGCTGACGGAGGCCGTGCGGTCGACCGGCGGTCGGCAGTTCCAGCGCGGACAGGCCGCCGAAATCGCCGCGTTCGCCCGCCAGCAGTCGACGCGCATCCGCGACGTGCGCCAGACGTGGGACTGGGCGTTCCTCGTCGCCGGCCTCCTCCTCTTCTTGGCGGAGGTGGTCGTCCGGCGGCTTCAAGTGTACAACGGACGTACACAAACAGAGAGTGGTCTCCCATGA
- a CDS encoding Lrp/AsnC family transcriptional regulator — translation MDAKRELVDLLLEDAREDTETMARQLGRSQDEVEEMLDELESNGSIAGYQAVVDWSKVDEDHVTAEVELNLELDRDTTYAQVAQRIAKFDEVTALHLVSGDYDFDVTVEAESMRAVSMFVSEQIAPIPEVTQTVTHFVMKTYKNRGIEFTERDDDDRLSVSP, via the coding sequence ATGGACGCTAAACGGGAATTGGTCGATTTACTTCTGGAGGACGCTCGCGAGGACACGGAGACGATGGCGCGACAGCTCGGCCGATCACAGGACGAGGTCGAGGAGATGCTCGACGAACTCGAGTCGAACGGCTCCATCGCCGGCTATCAGGCCGTCGTCGACTGGAGCAAGGTCGACGAGGACCACGTCACGGCGGAGGTCGAACTCAATCTCGAACTCGACCGCGACACGACGTACGCGCAGGTCGCCCAGCGGATCGCGAAGTTCGACGAGGTGACGGCGCTGCACCTCGTCTCGGGTGACTACGACTTCGACGTGACCGTCGAGGCGGAGTCGATGCGCGCTGTCTCCATGTTCGTCTCGGAACAGATCGCACCGATTCCGGAGGTCACCCAGACGGTCACGCACTTCGTCATGAAGACCTACAAGAATCGTGGGATCGAGTTCACCGAACGCGACGACGACGATCGGCTCTCGGTTTCGCCATGA
- a CDS encoding vWA domain-containing protein, producing MALSDVFLTPLGLVALLAVVPIVILYLVQPDPRRIKLPTLRLLLEDDERDASNPLLERLRRSLLLLLQLLVIVTLALALAGPYVTVSESQTVEETVIVLDGSASMGVQTDGGTRFSAAVAAARESTTGTNSVVFAGSESRIVLRSGGVDEVERTLDGLSVADTPADLGAAISQAASIAGENARVVVFSDFADDTGWTDAVRSARARDLQVDLQQFAGGGESNVGIVDRAFSGRQVTLSVKNFGTSEVTRSVALGNQRQSVTLGPGDLERVTLTVPAGGGEARLTPGDSFPTDDTAYVSAPADPTVDVLLLTNDQNRYLTTALSVIDEVQLTVDQPPTTVGDDYDVILYSNLDSERLLRGNVEAGRDLIEAGGGVGVLAQPSPPDLLGDLLLLSPSGVATNPSVGRVTTDELTRGIDFPPPERYLQGSLDSGTPLVQTGNGTALVATQQRGQGRVLYYGYVVNDDPFRFNYQYPVFWKRATFYLAGREPLPTLNRETGGRLQFANETTVGTPGGSVSSQVVPLDNVGFYTTATRRIGVSLYSESESDVAAESLDARSDETGITTREEERQVPRPLTPIVALAALLVAVGEIAYLRRRGDL from the coding sequence ATGGCCCTCTCCGACGTGTTTCTGACACCGCTGGGGCTGGTCGCCCTGCTGGCCGTGGTCCCCATCGTCATCCTCTATCTCGTCCAGCCCGACCCGCGCCGAATAAAGCTCCCCACCCTCCGCCTCCTTCTCGAGGACGACGAGCGCGACGCGTCGAACCCCCTCCTCGAACGGCTTCGGCGCAGTCTCCTGCTCCTGTTGCAACTGCTGGTCATCGTCACCCTCGCCCTCGCCCTCGCCGGCCCCTACGTCACGGTCTCCGAGAGCCAGACGGTCGAGGAGACGGTGATCGTCCTCGACGGGAGCGCGAGCATGGGCGTCCAGACCGACGGCGGCACCCGTTTCTCGGCCGCCGTCGCCGCCGCCCGCGAGTCGACCACCGGCACCAACTCGGTCGTCTTTGCCGGGAGCGAGAGCCGGATCGTCCTCCGCTCCGGCGGCGTCGACGAAGTGGAGCGGACGCTCGACGGCCTCTCGGTCGCCGACACGCCGGCCGACCTCGGCGCCGCCATCTCACAGGCCGCCTCCATCGCCGGCGAAAACGCCCGCGTCGTCGTCTTCAGCGACTTCGCGGACGACACGGGGTGGACCGACGCCGTCCGATCCGCGCGCGCCAGAGACCTCCAAGTCGATCTCCAGCAGTTCGCTGGCGGAGGGGAGTCGAACGTCGGTATCGTCGACCGCGCCTTCTCGGGGCGACAGGTCACGCTCTCCGTGAAGAACTTCGGCACGTCGGAGGTCACCCGCTCGGTCGCGCTCGGCAACCAGCGCCAGTCGGTCACGCTCGGCCCCGGCGACCTCGAACGGGTGACGCTCACCGTCCCCGCCGGTGGCGGCGAGGCGCGACTCACGCCCGGCGACTCCTTCCCCACCGACGATACGGCGTACGTTTCCGCCCCCGCCGATCCGACGGTGGACGTGCTCCTCCTGACCAACGACCAGAACCGATATCTCACCACCGCGCTCTCGGTCATCGACGAGGTGCAGCTCACCGTCGACCAGCCGCCGACGACCGTCGGCGACGACTACGACGTGATCCTCTACAGCAACCTCGACTCCGAACGCCTCCTCCGGGGTAACGTCGAGGCCGGCCGCGACCTGATCGAGGCGGGCGGCGGCGTCGGCGTCCTCGCACAACCGTCGCCCCCGGACCTCCTCGGCGACCTCCTCTTACTCTCGCCGTCGGGGGTCGCCACCAACCCCTCCGTCGGCCGCGTGACGACGGACGAACTCACCCGCGGCATCGACTTCCCGCCGCCCGAGCGCTACCTCCAGGGATCGCTCGATTCCGGCACGCCCCTCGTCCAGACCGGGAACGGCACGGCGCTCGTCGCCACCCAGCAACGCGGCCAGGGGCGCGTCCTCTACTACGGCTACGTCGTGAACGACGACCCCTTCCGGTTCAACTACCAGTACCCCGTCTTCTGGAAGCGGGCGACGTTCTACCTCGCGGGGCGAGAGCCGCTCCCGACGCTGAACCGCGAAACCGGCGGCCGTCTCCAGTTCGCGAACGAGACGACCGTCGGGACGCCCGGCGGGAGCGTCTCGTCACAGGTCGTCCCGCTCGACAACGTTGGCTTTTACACCACCGCGACCCGCCGGATCGGCGTCTCGCTCTACAGCGAGAGCGAGTCCGACGTGGCCGCCGAATCGCTCGACGCTCGCAGCGACGAGACGGGCATCACCACGCGCGAGGAGGAACGGCAGGTGCCCCGGCCGCTGACGCCCATCGTCGCGCTCGCGGCCCTGCTCGTCGCCGTGGGTGAAATCGCCTACCTCCGCCGGCGGGGTGATCTCTGA